One Mycobacterium marseillense DNA window includes the following coding sequences:
- the istA gene encoding IS21 family transposase — protein MSYREVSVIEVKEMLRLWLDGRGYREVARLSGTDRKTVRRYVDRARACGLDRDGDACQLTDELLAAVIAEVRPSRPNGKSQTWEIIDTQREQVQAWLKQDLTLTKVHTLLGRRGVVVSYRTLHRYATTELGFGQRRATVPVADCEPGSELQVDFGRLGLLTDIEDGRRRVVHGLIFTAVYSRHMFVWPTYRQTLGEVIAGFEAAWVFFGGVFAVVIPDNMKTIVDKADATDAKLNDAFREYAQARGFAVDPTRIRSPRDKPRVERCVQYVRSNFFAGEDFRNLSDCRARAEQWCGQVAGMRIHGTTRCRPVEVFAAEELPQLKPVPNEVFDIPTWSRPKVAPDRHVQIARALYSVPGELIGRRLDARVDAHTVKLYWRGELIKVHPVVGPGRRHTDPADLPAEVSVYAMRDLNTLQRKAATHGTHVGVYAAAVLEHPLPWTKMRQVYRLLGLVRRHGAEAVDDACRRALDAEVIDVGLIERMLTRGAGAQLPLIPKPSPTASRFVRAATDFTVRRPS, from the coding sequence CGGGAGGTTTCTGTGATCGAAGTCAAGGAGATGTTGCGGCTGTGGCTGGATGGTCGCGGGTATCGGGAGGTGGCCCGGCTCTCGGGCACCGACCGCAAAACGGTGCGCCGGTATGTGGATCGGGCGCGCGCGTGCGGGCTGGACCGTGATGGCGACGCCTGTCAGCTGACTGACGAGCTGTTGGCGGCGGTGATCGCCGAGGTGCGGCCGAGCCGGCCCAACGGCAAGAGCCAGACGTGGGAGATCATCGACACTCAGCGTGAGCAGGTCCAGGCGTGGCTGAAACAGGACTTGACCTTGACGAAGGTGCACACGCTACTGGGCAGGCGCGGAGTGGTGGTGTCGTATCGCACGTTGCATCGATATGCCACAACGGAATTGGGCTTTGGGCAACGGCGGGCCACGGTGCCGGTGGCCGATTGTGAGCCCGGCAGCGAACTGCAGGTCGACTTCGGTCGACTCGGGCTGCTCACCGACATCGAGGACGGCCGCCGGCGGGTGGTGCATGGGTTGATCTTCACCGCGGTGTATTCGCGGCACATGTTCGTTTGGCCCACCTACCGGCAGACCCTGGGCGAGGTGATCGCCGGGTTCGAAGCGGCGTGGGTGTTCTTTGGTGGGGTGTTCGCGGTGGTGATCCCGGACAACATGAAGACCATCGTGGATAAGGCTGATGCGACCGACGCGAAGCTCAACGACGCATTTCGCGAATATGCCCAGGCTCGGGGATTCGCTGTGGACCCCACCCGCATCCGCAGCCCCCGCGATAAGCCTCGCGTCGAACGCTGCGTCCAATATGTGAGATCGAATTTCTTTGCCGGAGAAGACTTTCGGAACCTGAGTGACTGCCGCGCGCGAGCTGAGCAGTGGTGTGGGCAGGTGGCCGGGATGCGAATCCACGGCACCACCCGGTGCCGCCCGGTCGAGGTGTTCGCCGCCGAGGAGCTACCCCAACTCAAGCCGGTGCCCAACGAGGTGTTCGACATCCCGACCTGGAGCCGGCCCAAGGTGGCCCCGGATCGGCATGTGCAGATCGCGCGGGCGCTTTACAGCGTTCCCGGCGAGCTGATTGGCCGCCGCCTCGATGCCCGCGTGGATGCGCATACGGTCAAACTGTATTGGCGCGGTGAGCTGATCAAGGTCCACCCCGTGGTGGGTCCGGGGCGCCGCCACACCGATCCCGCCGACCTGCCCGCTGAGGTGTCGGTCTATGCCATGCGGGATCTGAACACGTTGCAGCGCAAGGCAGCCACCCACGGCACCCATGTCGGCGTCTACGCCGCCGCGGTGTTAGAACACCCGCTGCCGTGGACCAAGATGCGCCAGGTCTACCGCCTGTTGGGATTGGTGCGCCGCCACGGCGCGGAGGCGGTCGATGATGCCTGCCGACGCGCGCTGGACGCCGAGGTCATCGACGTCGGCCTGATCGAGCGCATGCTCACCCGTGGCGCCGGTGCGCAGCTGCCGCTGATCCCCAAGCCGTCGCCCACGGCATCCAGATTCGTGCGCGCCGCCACTGACTTTACGGTGCGGAGGCCATCATGA
- a CDS encoding ATP-binding protein, whose product MSPARPDATPAVKPIEISADLKVLMRRLKLGQLLDTLPERLALARSNRLPHHDFLEMLLADEVTRRDRKSAQLRAKAARLDPQMQLQAWDDTAAVSYDRQLWAELTSLRFLADAYNVLIMGPVGVGKTFLANALGHIAVRRHHSVHTERADKLFKRLRGARLDGSYEDEVRKLHRVELLIIDDLALHRLETTETNDFYEIIVERHRTASTIITSNREPPEILTMMADPLLAQSAMDRLQSAAYELVVEGESYRQRQKPRPAKPVNSDQPN is encoded by the coding sequence ATGAGCCCCGCCCGTCCTGACGCCACCCCAGCGGTCAAGCCGATCGAGATCTCTGCAGACCTCAAAGTCCTGATGCGCCGTCTTAAGCTCGGCCAGCTGCTCGACACCCTGCCCGAACGGCTCGCCTTGGCACGATCCAATCGGTTGCCGCATCACGATTTCCTGGAGATGCTGCTGGCCGATGAGGTCACCCGCCGCGACCGCAAATCCGCCCAACTACGCGCCAAGGCGGCCCGTCTGGATCCGCAGATGCAGTTACAGGCCTGGGACGATACCGCCGCGGTCAGCTACGACCGCCAGTTGTGGGCAGAGTTGACCTCGCTGCGGTTTTTGGCCGACGCCTACAACGTGCTCATCATGGGCCCGGTCGGGGTCGGAAAAACGTTCCTGGCCAACGCCTTAGGACACATCGCGGTCCGACGTCACCACAGCGTGCACACCGAACGCGCCGACAAACTCTTCAAACGCCTACGCGGGGCACGGCTAGACGGCAGCTATGAAGACGAGGTACGCAAACTGCACCGCGTCGAGCTACTCATCATCGATGACCTCGCGTTGCACCGGCTTGAAACCACCGAGACCAATGACTTCTATGAAATCATCGTGGAACGCCACCGCACCGCCTCAACGATCATCACCAGCAACCGCGAACCCCCAGAGATTCTCACCATGATGGCCGACCCACTGCTGGCGCAGTCGGCGATGGACCGGCTCCAATCCGCGGCCTACGAACTCGTCGTCGAAGGCGAGTCCTACCGGCAACGTCAGAAACCCCGCCCCGCAAAGCCGGTCAATTCGGACCAGCCGAATTGA
- a CDS encoding BlaI/MecI/CopY family transcriptional regulator codes for MRVRGFGELEAVVMDRIWDRDGTTTVREIFDELAAEREIAYTTVMSTMDNLHTKGWLARERDGKAYRYWPALTREQHSAQLMREVFDAGGRSELVLSHFLEQISPEESAHLRAALQRLARRTRRK; via the coding sequence GTGCGGGTGCGGGGCTTCGGGGAGTTGGAAGCGGTGGTGATGGACCGCATCTGGGACCGGGATGGAACCACGACGGTCCGCGAGATTTTTGACGAGCTGGCCGCTGAACGCGAGATCGCCTACACGACAGTGATGTCGACCATGGACAACCTGCACACCAAGGGGTGGCTGGCGCGTGAGCGAGATGGCAAGGCCTACCGGTACTGGCCGGCGTTGACCCGCGAGCAGCACAGTGCGCAACTGATGCGCGAGGTGTTTGACGCCGGGGGGCGCTCTGAACTGGTGCTCAGCCACTTTCTCGAACAGATCAGTCCCGAGGAATCCGCGCATTTGCGTGCTGCGCTGCAGCGTCTGGCCAGAAGAACCCGGCGCAAGTAA
- a CDS encoding cation transporter gives MTFQRDSRWHAAARWARWLAWVSLIFVVAEGALGLWQGVATGSVALTAWALGSAPEAMASLVVIWRFSGTRTLSETAELRAQRGVAVSFWLSAPYIAAESLHHLLKEHVSHTSLVGVVLTAAALVQMPILGRAQQKLGARLGSGATIGKGIQNYLCAAQAAAVLLGLAVTLAWRNGWWLDPAIGLGIAAVAVWQGRRSWRGEDCGC, from the coding sequence ATGACATTTCAACGCGATTCCCGATGGCACGCTGCCGCACGATGGGCGCGATGGCTGGCTTGGGTCAGCCTGATCTTTGTGGTCGCCGAAGGGGCGCTCGGCCTGTGGCAGGGCGTGGCTACAGGATCTGTCGCACTGACCGCATGGGCATTAGGAAGCGCACCCGAGGCGATGGCCAGCCTGGTCGTGATTTGGCGGTTCAGCGGCACGCGAACCTTGTCAGAGACGGCCGAGCTCCGTGCGCAACGTGGCGTAGCGGTGTCGTTTTGGCTCAGCGCCCCCTACATTGCCGCTGAATCCCTGCACCATCTACTCAAAGAGCACGTGTCACACACGTCGCTGGTCGGTGTTGTCTTGACGGCTGCCGCCTTGGTGCAGATGCCGATCCTGGGCCGCGCGCAACAGAAACTCGGCGCACGGCTGGGCTCGGGCGCCACAATCGGCAAGGGCATCCAAAACTATCTGTGCGCCGCACAGGCGGCCGCAGTCCTCCTCGGCTTGGCGGTCACCCTCGCATGGCGCAACGGATGGTGGTTAGACCCCGCCATCGGGTTGGGCATCGCCGCCGTCGCCGTCTGGCAGGGGCGGCGATCGTGGCGCGGCGAGGATTGCGGATGCTAG
- a CDS encoding cation diffusion facilitator family transporter translates to MNENHSHTHGHTSADSDRRWLGGALAVIAGFMLGEVVVGIIAGSLALLSDAAHMLTDAASIALALWAIRLSARPASGRMTYGWRRVEILSAQANGVTLLVLAAWLAYEAIKRLIHPPQVTGALVLVTALVGVVVNLAATWMISRANRASLNVEGAFQHILNDLFAFIATAVAGVVIVVTGFGRADAIATLVVVALMLRAGIGLVRAASLVFLEAAPQGIDPDSIGQAMAAHDSVVEVHDLHVWEITSGEPALSAHVIVAPGRDCHATRNDLAQLLAHEHGISHTTLQLDHEASEIGRQGAAGEHAHCEGPHGPTHRFTGA, encoded by the coding sequence ATGAACGAGAACCATAGCCACACCCACGGGCATACGTCGGCGGATTCTGACCGGCGATGGCTGGGCGGTGCGCTGGCAGTGATCGCCGGGTTCATGCTGGGCGAGGTGGTAGTGGGGATCATCGCGGGGTCATTGGCGTTGCTCTCTGATGCGGCCCATATGCTCACCGATGCGGCCTCGATTGCGTTGGCGTTGTGGGCGATTCGGCTGTCTGCGCGTCCGGCGTCGGGGCGGATGACCTACGGGTGGCGGCGCGTGGAGATTTTGTCCGCGCAGGCCAACGGCGTGACCTTGCTGGTGTTGGCGGCATGGCTGGCCTATGAGGCGATCAAAAGGCTGATCCACCCGCCGCAGGTGACGGGTGCACTGGTGCTAGTCACCGCGCTGGTCGGTGTGGTGGTGAACCTGGCGGCGACGTGGATGATCAGCCGGGCAAACCGGGCCAGCCTGAACGTTGAGGGCGCTTTTCAGCACATACTCAACGACTTGTTCGCCTTCATCGCCACCGCCGTGGCCGGGGTGGTGATCGTGGTCACCGGGTTCGGGCGTGCGGACGCGATCGCCACGCTGGTCGTGGTAGCGCTGATGCTGCGAGCCGGCATCGGATTGGTGCGGGCCGCTAGCCTCGTTTTTCTCGAGGCCGCGCCCCAAGGTATCGATCCGGACTCGATCGGGCAGGCCATGGCCGCTCACGATTCCGTCGTGGAAGTTCATGATTTGCACGTGTGGGAAATCACCTCAGGTGAACCGGCCCTGTCGGCGCACGTGATCGTCGCGCCGGGCCGCGACTGCCACGCCACCCGAAACGACTTGGCGCAGCTGCTGGCCCACGAGCATGGCATCTCCCACACCACGTTGCAGCTCGACCACGAAGCCTCCGAAATCGGCAGGCAGGGTGCAGCCGGCGAGCATGCGCACTGCGAGGGTCCACACGGCCCGACGCATCGTTTCACCGGCGCCTGA
- a CDS encoding DUF1275 family protein — translation MPHKPTRETRSLRVLVLGYSGVLAGVAGFINSVALLVLAFPVGNLTALSTKLGMDSANPLLYESCMIALIVGGFLAGAAGAGAVLAPVQTHTSARHAAVLLAEAALLVAAAGIEIPGFKALLAAAACGLQNAMTSNAPGMSIRTTHFTGTITDLGLILGRSRRHGMDKWKAAVLTTTVVLFVGGGATGALIGGRFGHNALLLPAAACLAVAVASLLYSRRRSTRLARAISAPERSHRSLADQATAG, via the coding sequence ATGCCGCACAAGCCAACCCGCGAAACACGCTCACTGCGGGTATTGGTGCTGGGCTACAGCGGGGTGCTAGCCGGGGTTGCTGGCTTCATCAATTCGGTGGCACTGCTGGTCTTGGCGTTTCCGGTGGGCAACCTGACCGCACTGAGCACCAAGCTGGGCATGGACTCAGCCAATCCGCTGCTGTACGAGAGCTGCATGATCGCGCTGATCGTAGGCGGATTTTTGGCCGGAGCCGCCGGGGCCGGCGCTGTACTGGCGCCGGTGCAAACCCACACCAGTGCGCGCCACGCCGCGGTCCTGCTCGCCGAGGCCGCGCTGCTGGTGGCCGCAGCCGGTATCGAGATTCCCGGTTTCAAGGCGCTGCTGGCGGCGGCCGCGTGCGGGCTGCAAAACGCGATGACCTCGAACGCTCCCGGAATGTCGATCCGCACCACGCACTTCACCGGCACCATCACCGACCTCGGATTGATACTGGGCCGCAGCCGCCGCCACGGGATGGACAAGTGGAAGGCCGCGGTGCTGACGACGACCGTGGTGCTATTCGTCGGCGGCGGCGCGACGGGCGCCCTCATTGGCGGCCGGTTCGGCCACAACGCACTGCTTCTTCCAGCTGCCGCCTGCCTGGCTGTCGCGGTGGCCAGCCTGCTGTATAGCCGGCGGCGCAGCACCCGATTGGCCCGCGCGATATCGGCCCCCGAGCGCTCGCATCGCTCCCTTGCTGATCAGGCGACGGCGGGGTAA
- a CDS encoding zf-TFIIB domain-containing protein has product MEAKESTLLCPRCVSQMLPVQRFGVTIDQCTGCGGVFLDRGELEQLSEAEAKFYAAQQPPQPAPPPGGYAPAQYPAQPVYVENPRPRGFLGGLFGEGYYGGHHGGYRGGHH; this is encoded by the coding sequence ATGGAGGCCAAAGAGTCAACGCTGCTGTGTCCGCGGTGTGTGTCGCAGATGCTGCCGGTGCAGCGCTTCGGGGTGACGATCGATCAGTGCACGGGTTGCGGCGGCGTCTTCCTGGACCGGGGCGAACTAGAGCAACTCTCCGAGGCCGAGGCCAAGTTCTACGCCGCCCAACAGCCACCCCAACCCGCGCCACCGCCGGGAGGGTATGCGCCTGCGCAGTACCCAGCGCAGCCCGTGTACGTCGAAAATCCCCGCCCTAGAGGATTTTTGGGTGGATTGTTCGGAGAGGGCTATTACGGTGGTCACCACGGAGGATATCGGGGCGGACACCACTGA
- a CDS encoding DUF1490 family protein has protein sequence MFPHALAAKAAATVFTGLVGVSAYELLRKAAGGAPVRRATVAAAELSLRGTRRAEVVAESARLKAADVVAEARERIGEEASPPAAAAVHDHDH, from the coding sequence ATGTTTCCGCATGCGCTAGCGGCGAAGGCGGCCGCTACGGTGTTCACCGGATTGGTGGGCGTGAGTGCCTATGAGCTGTTGCGTAAGGCGGCTGGTGGGGCGCCGGTGCGTCGGGCGACGGTCGCGGCCGCGGAGTTGAGTTTGCGAGGGACGCGTCGTGCAGAAGTGGTAGCGGAGTCGGCTCGGCTGAAGGCGGCTGACGTGGTCGCCGAGGCGCGTGAACGCATCGGTGAAGAGGCTTCCCCGCCGGCTGCGGCCGCGGTCCACGACCACGACCACTGA
- the ctpC gene encoding manganese-exporting P-type ATPase CtpC produces the protein MTVVEDTAVEILSDAAGRMRLHVPWVRSDSRRAVAVEDKVDKQTGVRAVHAYPHTGSVVVWYSPKRCDRSAIMAAIAAAKDVAAELIPARTPRSADVRNTEVLRLAVGGAALVLLGVRRYGFRRPPLLGPKGQLVATGATVFMGYPFFRGALRSLRSGRAGTDTLVTVATVASMVLRENVVALTVLWLLNIGEYLQDLTLRRTRRAIADLLRGTADTAWIRVNDGSEVQVPIDTLQIGDEVVIHDHVAIPVDGEVLDGEAVVDQSAITGETLPVSMVVGSRVHAGSVVVRGRLVVRAAAVGSETTIGRIISRVEEAQHDRAPIQTVGENFSRRFVPISFIVSAATLLLTGDIRRAMTMLLIACPCAVGLSTPTAISAAIGNGARRGILIKGGSHLEQAGRVNAIVFDKTGTLTVGRPVVTNVVAFQKDWQPEEVLAYAASSEIHSRHPLAEAVIRSTNERHITIPPHEQCEVLVGLGMRTWADGRVLLLGSPSLLRAEKVRVSKKATEWVDKLRRQAETPLLLAVDGTLVGLISLRDEIRPEAADVLNKLRSKGIGRIVMLTGDHPDTAEVVAGELGIDEWRAEVLPEDKLQAVRQLQDEGYVVAMIGDGVNDAPALATADIGIAMGLAGTDVAVETADIALANDNLQRLLDVPDLGARAVAVIRQNYGMSIAVNSVGLLMGAGGALSPVLAAILHNASSVAVVTNSSRLIRYRLMNGQSPTANEHSTGEPVGTASEQPAASPPYSKQSRKLSPVRTGQD, from the coding sequence ATGACTGTTGTCGAGGACACCGCCGTAGAAATTCTCTCCGATGCGGCGGGGCGGATGAGATTGCATGTTCCGTGGGTTCGTTCGGATTCCCGTCGTGCGGTGGCCGTCGAAGACAAGGTGGACAAGCAGACCGGGGTGCGCGCGGTGCACGCCTATCCCCACACCGGATCGGTCGTGGTGTGGTATTCACCCAAGCGTTGTGATCGCTCGGCGATCATGGCGGCCATTGCGGCGGCCAAAGACGTCGCTGCCGAGCTGATTCCCGCGCGTACGCCGCGCTCGGCTGATGTTCGCAACACCGAGGTGCTGCGCCTTGCGGTCGGCGGGGCGGCGCTGGTGTTGTTGGGTGTGCGCCGCTACGGTTTCCGCCGCCCGCCGCTGCTGGGGCCCAAGGGTCAGCTGGTGGCCACCGGCGCGACGGTGTTCATGGGCTATCCGTTCTTCCGCGGGGCGCTACGTTCGCTTCGTTCTGGCCGAGCGGGCACCGACACCCTGGTGACGGTGGCCACGGTGGCCAGCATGGTGTTGCGGGAGAACGTGGTCGCGCTGACCGTGTTGTGGCTGCTCAATATCGGCGAGTACCTGCAGGACCTGACGCTGCGCCGCACCCGGCGGGCCATCGCCGACCTGTTGCGCGGCACCGCGGACACCGCCTGGATCAGGGTTAATGATGGCAGCGAAGTCCAGGTGCCCATCGATACCTTGCAAATCGGTGACGAGGTCGTCATTCACGATCACGTGGCGATCCCGGTGGACGGCGAGGTGCTCGACGGCGAAGCGGTAGTCGACCAGTCGGCGATCACCGGCGAAACGTTGCCGGTCAGCATGGTCGTCGGCTCCCGCGTGCACGCCGGATCGGTGGTGGTACGCGGACGCCTCGTGGTGCGCGCGGCCGCGGTGGGCAGCGAAACCACGATCGGGCGCATCATTTCCCGCGTCGAGGAGGCCCAGCACGATCGGGCGCCGATTCAAACGGTCGGTGAGAACTTCTCGCGCCGATTTGTCCCGATCTCGTTCATCGTGTCCGCGGCAACCCTGCTGCTGACCGGCGACATCCGGCGCGCGATGACCATGCTGTTGATCGCGTGTCCATGCGCGGTGGGATTGTCGACCCCGACTGCGATCAGCGCAGCGATCGGCAACGGGGCGCGCCGCGGCATTCTGATCAAGGGCGGATCGCACCTCGAACAAGCCGGGCGGGTGAACGCCATCGTGTTCGACAAGACCGGGACGCTCACCGTTGGGCGCCCCGTCGTGACGAATGTCGTTGCCTTCCAGAAGGACTGGCAGCCCGAAGAGGTCTTGGCCTATGCGGCCAGCTCTGAGATCCATTCGCGTCATCCGCTGGCCGAAGCGGTGATCCGCTCGACCAACGAACGCCACATCACGATCCCGCCGCACGAACAGTGCGAAGTATTGGTCGGCCTGGGCATGCGCACCTGGGCTGATGGCCGCGTTTTGCTGTTGGGCAGCCCGTCGCTGCTGCGTGCCGAAAAGGTCCGCGTGTCCAAGAAGGCAACCGAGTGGGTTGACAAATTGCGGCGCCAGGCTGAGACCCCGCTGTTGCTGGCGGTGGACGGCACGCTGGTCGGGCTGATCAGCCTGCGCGACGAAATCCGCCCCGAGGCCGCCGATGTGCTGAACAAGTTGCGCAGCAAGGGCATTGGGCGCATCGTGATGCTGACTGGTGATCATCCGGATACCGCCGAGGTGGTGGCCGGCGAACTCGGTATCGACGAGTGGCGCGCCGAGGTGCTGCCCGAAGACAAGCTTCAGGCGGTGCGCCAACTGCAGGACGAGGGTTACGTCGTCGCGATGATCGGTGATGGCGTCAATGACGCGCCGGCACTGGCGACCGCCGATATCGGGATCGCCATGGGTCTGGCCGGCACCGACGTCGCAGTGGAAACCGCCGATATCGCACTGGCCAACGACAACCTGCAGCGCCTGCTCGATGTACCCGATCTGGGTGCGCGAGCCGTCGCGGTGATCCGGCAGAACTACGGCATGTCCATCGCCGTCAACTCCGTCGGTCTGCTCATGGGCGCCGGAGGGGCCCTGTCTCCGGTGCTGGCCGCGATCCTGCACAACGCATCCTCGGTCGCGGTGGTCACCAACAGCTCTCGACTGATCCGCTACCGCCTGATGAACGGTCAATCCCCGACCGCGAACGAACACTCGACGGGGGAGCCCGTCGGCACCGCTAGCGAGCAACCCGCGGCGTCGCCACCGTACAGCAAGCAATCGCGCAAGCTGTCGCCGGTTCGCACAGGACAGGACTGA
- a CDS encoding methyltransferase family protein: MPVSALTLYLVFAALGFGWRSWTQQRRTGSTGFRGVSGRPGSLEWWAGVGFVGAILAGVAAPLLQLGEILTPMPVLHAPAVQASGVVAAIAGLAATLCAQHGMGESWRIGVDPDETTTLVRTGVFGWVRNPIFAAMLVFAAGIALMTPNPLALAAFVVLLAAIEVQVRVVEEPYLARIHGRAYTDYRAAVGRFAPGIGRN; encoded by the coding sequence ATGCCTGTGTCCGCGCTGACGCTCTACCTCGTCTTCGCCGCACTCGGGTTCGGCTGGCGCAGCTGGACCCAGCAGCGGCGCACCGGCTCGACCGGATTTCGCGGCGTCAGTGGACGTCCCGGCTCGCTGGAATGGTGGGCCGGCGTCGGATTCGTGGGCGCCATCCTCGCCGGTGTGGCTGCCCCGCTGCTGCAACTCGGTGAAATCCTCACTCCGATGCCGGTCCTGCACGCACCCGCTGTCCAAGCGTCCGGGGTGGTGGCGGCGATCGCAGGACTCGCCGCCACCCTCTGCGCCCAACACGGCATGGGTGAATCCTGGCGGATCGGGGTCGACCCCGACGAAACCACCACCTTGGTACGCACGGGTGTGTTCGGCTGGGTCCGCAATCCCATCTTCGCTGCCATGCTCGTCTTCGCCGCCGGCATCGCTTTGATGACGCCCAACCCGCTGGCCCTGGCCGCGTTCGTGGTCCTGCTGGCGGCCATCGAGGTTCAGGTCCGTGTCGTCGAAGAGCCGTATCTGGCCCGTATCCACGGCCGCGCCTACACCGATTACCGCGCCGCGGTTGGGCGGTTTGCGCCCGGCATCGGGCGCAACTAG
- the cmtR gene encoding Cd(II)/Pb(II)-sensing metalloregulatory transcriptional regulator CmtR, which translates to MLTCEVRESALSRLGRALADPTRCRILVALLDGVCYPGLLASHLGLTRSNVSNHLSCLRGCGLVIATYEGRQVRYALADSHLARALSELVQVVLAVDTDQPCGGEQATFEGVRTMPASR; encoded by the coding sequence ATGCTGACGTGTGAGGTGCGGGAATCGGCGTTGTCGCGACTGGGCCGGGCGCTGGCCGATCCGACGCGGTGCCGAATTCTTGTCGCGCTGCTGGATGGAGTTTGCTATCCCGGCCTGTTGGCTTCGCACCTGGGATTGACCCGATCCAATGTGTCCAACCATCTGTCGTGCTTACGGGGCTGCGGCCTGGTTATCGCAACGTATGAGGGCCGCCAGGTTCGTTATGCCCTGGCCGATAGTCACCTCGCGCGTGCCCTGAGCGAGTTGGTTCAGGTCGTTCTCGCGGTGGACACCGATCAGCCTTGCGGTGGTGAGCAAGCCACGTTCGAGGGAGTCCGCACCATGCCGGCTAGTCGATGA
- a CDS encoding DUF1490 family protein, with the protein MVAHGLLIRATGTVFTGLVGVSAYEVLRKAVGKTPVHRAAVTATEWGLRGTRRAEVAAEAARLKVADVVAEARDRIGDNASLPVDPVADDCCS; encoded by the coding sequence GTGGTTGCACATGGACTACTGATCAGGGCGACCGGGACGGTATTTACCGGGCTCGTCGGGGTGAGTGCCTACGAAGTGTTGCGCAAGGCGGTGGGAAAAACTCCCGTCCACCGCGCAGCGGTGACCGCCACAGAATGGGGCCTGCGGGGAACCCGGCGCGCCGAGGTGGCGGCCGAAGCCGCACGGCTGAAAGTTGCCGACGTGGTCGCCGAAGCTCGCGATCGGATCGGTGACAACGCCTCCCTTCCGGTCGACCCCGTAGCCGACGACTGCTGTAGCTGA